Proteins found in one Quercus robur chromosome 2, dhQueRobu3.1, whole genome shotgun sequence genomic segment:
- the LOC126715561 gene encoding cysteine-rich receptor-like protein kinase 19 isoform X1, with product MDSKIINLLIFISILSYQLHCCTAQPWTKAGYWYASSESPIPDINSALFTHLICGFANVSSTTYQLSIPPEQEQYFSSFTNIVKSKNPSVITLLSIWNGQATTAKSILGEKVNTSVLSSMLNQSSYRKSFIESSIKTARQYGFQGIDLFWLWPNTASDMTNMGILLDEWRAAVDSELRNSSESKLILTMALYYLPSFEFGSYPIGSIQRNMDWAHVVAYDYHLPLNEKFIHAHAVLYDPSSNVNTDYGIRGWLAKGFPPNKLVFGLPYHGYAWTLVNPKENAIGAPSSGRAETEDGSMSYKYIKTYIRGYNAKTIFNATFVMNYCIIGSTWINFDDVESIRAKISYAKQKNLRGYNVFQVSNDDNWMLSQAAQEEDNGPEKKRRLLLIIMLPTALIIIILAFMMYYIRDRVLKSKGMMILDNRSPSQPVNNTLDSENLDSNDPNPKALSLSTIKVATNDFSSANKLGEGGFGPVYKGILPRGQEIAVKRLSKTSTQGHEEFANEVALTARLQHINLVRVLGFCIEGDEKMLIYEYMPNKSLDLYLYDPIRQHVLDWRKRVHVIEGITQGLLYLQEYSNFTIIHRDLKASNILLDKDMNPKISDFGMAKLFGKDEHEANTDRIVGTYGYVPPEYVRKGVYSMKYDVYSFGVLLLQIISGKRNSCYYGTRETLTLLEYAYEKWIVGEGMDFIDPSLDDSSSSCKLITCLQVALLCVQENPVDRPTMLEVYSMLKNDIGAISTPKRPAFSTQIDEKVTGRSTSEQGSCSVYDSSISQISGR from the exons ATGGATTCCAAGATTATCAACCTCCTCATCTTCATTTCCATCCTTTCCTATCAACTGCACTGTTGTACTGCTCAACCTTGGACTAAAGCTGGTTACTGGTATGCTAGCAGTGAATCCCCGATTCCTGACATAAATTCTGCCCTGTTTACACACCTAATATGTGGCTTTGCTAATGTCAGCTCCACCACCTACCAGCTTTCCATTCCCCCAGAGCAGGAACAATACTTTTCTAGCTTCACCAACATTGTCAAAAGTAAGAACCCATCAGTTATCACACTTCTATCTATCTGGAATGGACAAGCTACAACTGCTAAATCCATATTGGGTGAGAAAGTCAATACTTCAGTATTGTCTTCAATGCTTAACCAATCTTCTTACAGAAAGTCTTTCATTGAATCCTCAATAAAAACTGCAAGGCAATATGGATTTCAAGGCATAGACTTATTTTGGCTTTGGCCTAACACTGCCTCCGATATGACCAATATGGGAATTCTGTTGGATGAATGGCGAGCTGCTGTGGATTCTGAGTTAAGAAACTCAAGCGAGTCAAAATTGATATTGACGATGGCCCTTTATTACTTACCAAGTTTTGAATTTGGGAGTTACCCAATTGGCTCAATACAAAGAAATATGGATTGGGCACATGTTGTGGCATATGACTATCATCTGCCCCTAAATGAGAAATTTATTCATGCTCATGCTGTTTTATATGATCCATCAAGCAATGTGAACACTGATTATGGTATAAGAGGGTGGTTGGCTAAAGGATTTCCACCTAACAAGCTGGTTTTTGGTTTGCCTTACCATGGCTATGCTTGGACACTTGTGAATCCCAAAGAGAATGCTATTGGTGCTCCATCGTCAGGGCGGGCTGAAACAGAAGATGGATCCATGAGTTACAAGTACATCAAGACATACATTCGAGGTTATAATGCTAAAACAATATTCAATGCAACTTTTGTTATGAATTACTGCATTATAGGATCGACTTGGATTAATTTCGATGATGTGGAGTCTATCAGAGCTAAGATTTCTTATGCCAAGCAGAAGAATCTACGTGGTTACAATGTGTTTCAGGTCAGCAATGATGATAATTGGATGCTTTCTCAGGCAG CTCAAGAGGAAGATAATGGTCCAGAAAAAAAGCGAAGATTACTGTTGATAATTATGCTTCCGACAGCTTTAATCATTATCATTCTAGCCTTCATGATGTATTACATACGAGACAGAGTACTGAAGTCAAAAG GCATGATGATTTTAGACAACAGAAGTCCATCTCAGCCGGTAAACAATACATTAGATTCTGAAAATCTTGACAGCAATGATCCTAATCCGAAAGCTCTCAGCCTTTCCACCATCAAAGTAGCTACAAATGACTTCTCAAGTGCCAATAAGCTTGGAGAGGGTGGTTTTGGCCCTGTTTACAAG GGTATATTACCAAGGGGACAGGAAATAGCAGTGAAGAGACTTTCTAAAACGTCTACACAAGGACATGAGGAGTTTGCAAATGAGGTTGCTCTTACTGCAAGACTTCAACATATAAATCTAGTTAGAGTTCTGGGATTTTGTATAGAGGGTGATGAAAAAATGCTAATCTATGAGTACATGCCAAACAAAAGCTTGGATCTCTACCTATATG ATCCAATTAGACAGCATGTGTTAGATTGGAGAAAGCGTGTTCACGTCATTGAAGGGATTACTCAGGGGCTTCTATATCTTCAAGAATattcaaattttacaataattcaCCGAGATCTTAAAGCTAGCAACATTTTACTGGACAAGGATATGAATCCAAAGATATCAGATTTTGGGATGGCTAAACTTTTTGGAAAAGATGAACATGAAGCAAACACAGACCGGATTGTTGGGACCTA TGGCTATGTTCCTCCAGAATATGTTAGAAAAGGTGTGTACTCCATGAAGTATGACGTCTATAGTTTTGGAGTTCTACTTCTGCAAATCATAAGTGGCAAGAGGAATTCATGTTATTATGGCACGCGTGAAACTTTGACCCTTCTAGAATAT GCGTATGAGAAATGGATAGTAGGTGAAGGCATGGATTTTATTGATCCATCGCTGGATGATTCCTCTTCATCTTGCAAACTCATAACATGCTTGCAAGTAGCTCTGTTATGCGTTCAGGAAAATCCAGTGGATAGACCAACAATGTTGGAAGTTTATTCAATGCTCAAAAATGATATTGGTGCTATCTCCACCCCTAAAAGGCCAGCTTTTTCAACACAAATTGATGAAAAAGTAACGGGCAGATCTACATCAGAGCAAGGAAGTTGTTCAGTTTATGATTCATCAATTTCCCAAATAAGTGGACGATGA
- the LOC126715561 gene encoding cysteine-rich receptor-like protein kinase 19 isoform X2 → MDSKIINLLIFISILSYQLHCCTAQPWTKAGYCSTTYQLSIPPEQEQYFSSFTNIVKSKNPSVITLLSIWNGQATTAKSILGEKVNTSVLSSMLNQSSYRKSFIESSIKTARQYGFQGIDLFWLWPNTASDMTNMGILLDEWRAAVDSELRNSSESKLILTMALYYLPSFEFGSYPIGSIQRNMDWAHVVAYDYHLPLNEKFIHAHAVLYDPSSNVNTDYGIRGWLAKGFPPNKLVFGLPYHGYAWTLVNPKENAIGAPSSGRAETEDGSMSYKYIKTYIRGYNAKTIFNATFVMNYCIIGSTWINFDDVESIRAKISYAKQKNLRGYNVFQVSNDDNWMLSQAAQEEDNGPEKKRRLLLIIMLPTALIIIILAFMMYYIRDRVLKSKGMMILDNRSPSQPVNNTLDSENLDSNDPNPKALSLSTIKVATNDFSSANKLGEGGFGPVYKGILPRGQEIAVKRLSKTSTQGHEEFANEVALTARLQHINLVRVLGFCIEGDEKMLIYEYMPNKSLDLYLYDPIRQHVLDWRKRVHVIEGITQGLLYLQEYSNFTIIHRDLKASNILLDKDMNPKISDFGMAKLFGKDEHEANTDRIVGTYGYVPPEYVRKGVYSMKYDVYSFGVLLLQIISGKRNSCYYGTRETLTLLEYAYEKWIVGEGMDFIDPSLDDSSSSCKLITCLQVALLCVQENPVDRPTMLEVYSMLKNDIGAISTPKRPAFSTQIDEKVTGRSTSEQGSCSVYDSSISQISGR, encoded by the exons ATGGATTCCAAGATTATCAACCTCCTCATCTTCATTTCCATCCTTTCCTATCAACTGCACTGTTGTACTGCTCAACCTTGGACTAAAGCTGGTTACTG CTCCACCACCTACCAGCTTTCCATTCCCCCAGAGCAGGAACAATACTTTTCTAGCTTCACCAACATTGTCAAAAGTAAGAACCCATCAGTTATCACACTTCTATCTATCTGGAATGGACAAGCTACAACTGCTAAATCCATATTGGGTGAGAAAGTCAATACTTCAGTATTGTCTTCAATGCTTAACCAATCTTCTTACAGAAAGTCTTTCATTGAATCCTCAATAAAAACTGCAAGGCAATATGGATTTCAAGGCATAGACTTATTTTGGCTTTGGCCTAACACTGCCTCCGATATGACCAATATGGGAATTCTGTTGGATGAATGGCGAGCTGCTGTGGATTCTGAGTTAAGAAACTCAAGCGAGTCAAAATTGATATTGACGATGGCCCTTTATTACTTACCAAGTTTTGAATTTGGGAGTTACCCAATTGGCTCAATACAAAGAAATATGGATTGGGCACATGTTGTGGCATATGACTATCATCTGCCCCTAAATGAGAAATTTATTCATGCTCATGCTGTTTTATATGATCCATCAAGCAATGTGAACACTGATTATGGTATAAGAGGGTGGTTGGCTAAAGGATTTCCACCTAACAAGCTGGTTTTTGGTTTGCCTTACCATGGCTATGCTTGGACACTTGTGAATCCCAAAGAGAATGCTATTGGTGCTCCATCGTCAGGGCGGGCTGAAACAGAAGATGGATCCATGAGTTACAAGTACATCAAGACATACATTCGAGGTTATAATGCTAAAACAATATTCAATGCAACTTTTGTTATGAATTACTGCATTATAGGATCGACTTGGATTAATTTCGATGATGTGGAGTCTATCAGAGCTAAGATTTCTTATGCCAAGCAGAAGAATCTACGTGGTTACAATGTGTTTCAGGTCAGCAATGATGATAATTGGATGCTTTCTCAGGCAG CTCAAGAGGAAGATAATGGTCCAGAAAAAAAGCGAAGATTACTGTTGATAATTATGCTTCCGACAGCTTTAATCATTATCATTCTAGCCTTCATGATGTATTACATACGAGACAGAGTACTGAAGTCAAAAG GCATGATGATTTTAGACAACAGAAGTCCATCTCAGCCGGTAAACAATACATTAGATTCTGAAAATCTTGACAGCAATGATCCTAATCCGAAAGCTCTCAGCCTTTCCACCATCAAAGTAGCTACAAATGACTTCTCAAGTGCCAATAAGCTTGGAGAGGGTGGTTTTGGCCCTGTTTACAAG GGTATATTACCAAGGGGACAGGAAATAGCAGTGAAGAGACTTTCTAAAACGTCTACACAAGGACATGAGGAGTTTGCAAATGAGGTTGCTCTTACTGCAAGACTTCAACATATAAATCTAGTTAGAGTTCTGGGATTTTGTATAGAGGGTGATGAAAAAATGCTAATCTATGAGTACATGCCAAACAAAAGCTTGGATCTCTACCTATATG ATCCAATTAGACAGCATGTGTTAGATTGGAGAAAGCGTGTTCACGTCATTGAAGGGATTACTCAGGGGCTTCTATATCTTCAAGAATattcaaattttacaataattcaCCGAGATCTTAAAGCTAGCAACATTTTACTGGACAAGGATATGAATCCAAAGATATCAGATTTTGGGATGGCTAAACTTTTTGGAAAAGATGAACATGAAGCAAACACAGACCGGATTGTTGGGACCTA TGGCTATGTTCCTCCAGAATATGTTAGAAAAGGTGTGTACTCCATGAAGTATGACGTCTATAGTTTTGGAGTTCTACTTCTGCAAATCATAAGTGGCAAGAGGAATTCATGTTATTATGGCACGCGTGAAACTTTGACCCTTCTAGAATAT GCGTATGAGAAATGGATAGTAGGTGAAGGCATGGATTTTATTGATCCATCGCTGGATGATTCCTCTTCATCTTGCAAACTCATAACATGCTTGCAAGTAGCTCTGTTATGCGTTCAGGAAAATCCAGTGGATAGACCAACAATGTTGGAAGTTTATTCAATGCTCAAAAATGATATTGGTGCTATCTCCACCCCTAAAAGGCCAGCTTTTTCAACACAAATTGATGAAAAAGTAACGGGCAGATCTACATCAGAGCAAGGAAGTTGTTCAGTTTATGATTCATCAATTTCCCAAATAAGTGGACGATGA